A region from the Campylobacter blaseri genome encodes:
- a CDS encoding universal stress protein translates to MKKVLVFIDGLALSKSVCEYGIGLAKALNLPLLLLSIAEQPTSIDETNLSGSLSIGTKDRLLDKLAAQEHAKAKEDIRQNREILSTLKEFAINSGVKECQTLQRHGTLSGALEDFHEEIRVVVVGIRGSNEDDDKLGYHIEELIRSSDLPILVVPNSEYSPINSLLMAYDSSEFSKKAFEVALSNPIFPNTKRYIVNVNSDEALSNTLLKEAGDVFKDKGFEFELKHLNGDPVIEILKYEDEIKADAIAMGAYSKNRIKNFFLGSFTSKMLLNSKKPLLLFR, encoded by the coding sequence ATGAAAAAGGTTCTAGTTTTTATAGATGGCTTAGCGCTTTCTAAGTCAGTTTGCGAATATGGTATAGGTTTAGCTAAAGCCTTAAACTTACCACTTTTGCTTTTAAGCATAGCAGAACAACCAACTAGCATAGATGAGACAAACCTATCAGGAAGTCTTAGCATTGGTACTAAAGATAGACTTCTTGATAAGCTAGCCGCACAAGAACACGCAAAAGCTAAAGAAGATATAAGACAAAATAGAGAAATTTTAAGCACTTTAAAAGAATTTGCAATAAATAGCGGAGTTAAAGAGTGTCAAACCCTTCAAAGACATGGAACATTAAGTGGTGCTTTGGAAGATTTTCATGAAGAAATTAGAGTTGTAGTAGTTGGCATAAGAGGAAGTAATGAGGATGATGATAAACTTGGATATCATATAGAAGAGCTCATCAGATCTTCTGATTTGCCTATTTTAGTTGTTCCAAACAGCGAATATAGCCCTATAAACTCTTTGCTTATGGCTTATGATAGTAGTGAGTTTTCAAAAAAAGCTTTTGAGGTTGCACTTTCTAATCCAATTTTTCCAAATACAAAGCGGTATATAGTAAATGTAAATAGTGATGAAGCTCTTTCAAACACACTTCTTAAAGAGGCTGGAGATGTTTTTAAAGATAAAGGCTTTGAGTTTGAGTTAAAACACTTAAATGGTGACCCTGTAATTGAAATTTTAAAATATGAAGATGAGATAAAAGCAGATGCTATCGCAATGGGAGCTTATAGTAAAAATAGGATTAAAAACTTTTTTCTTGGAAGTTTTACGAGTAAAATGCTTTTAAATTCTAAAAAACCATTGCTTTTGTTTAGATAA
- a CDS encoding ecotin family protein produces the protein MKKLIIFFIVVVMGGLSLNASDTTMFPKAKKGYVKHVIELEEKEDESKFKIEVAFGKEKLVDCNLHQFLDSSLTTKTLDGYGYNYYEFDKSSDDMRSTMMFCDGARMEKFIYYPSKIEKSYNSRLPLVIYTPKDVNVEVRIFKEIDKFIK, from the coding sequence ATGAAAAAATTAATTATATTTTTTATAGTGGTAGTTATGGGCGGATTAAGTTTAAATGCAAGTGATACTACAATGTTTCCAAAGGCAAAAAAAGGCTATGTTAAGCATGTTATAGAGCTAGAAGAGAAAGAAGATGAGAGTAAATTTAAAATTGAAGTTGCATTTGGTAAAGAAAAATTAGTAGATTGTAATTTACATCAATTTTTAGACTCAAGCCTAACCACAAAAACCCTAGATGGCTATGGTTATAACTACTATGAATTTGATAAAAGCTCAGATGATATGAGAAGCACTATGATGTTTTGTGACGGTGCTAGAATGGAAAAATTTATATACTATCCTAGCAAAATAGAAAAAAGTTATAACTCACGCCTACCACTTGTAATATACACACCAAAAGATGTTAATGTGGAAGTTAGAATTTTTAAAGAGATAGATAAATTTATAAAGTAG
- the tsaD gene encoding tRNA (adenosine(37)-N6)-threonylcarbamoyltransferase complex transferase subunit TsaD has product MILGIESSCDDSSLALMEKDNFKLLFYEKISQELEHSKYGGVVPELAARLHTAALPNILEKIKPYFKEILAIAVTNEPGLSVSLISGVSMAKSLSVALNIPLISVNHLIGHIYSLFLDREIELPLGVLLVSGGHTMILEIDEDKNIEILAITSDDSFGESFDKVAKMMGEGYPGGLVIENLAKNSNEDRFKFTIPLKGDKRVEYSFSGLKNQVRVAIEKLGNLSLQDKSDIAYSFQKAACLHIMDKLKIVFKNKKFSKFGVVGGASANLYLRQNLQNLCDEYGCELMLAPLKFCSDNAAMIARVGVDKYKKSEFIDYQNLAIRPRSNLEKL; this is encoded by the coding sequence ATGATTTTAGGAATTGAAAGTAGTTGTGATGATAGCTCTCTTGCTTTAATGGAAAAAGATAATTTTAAACTTTTGTTTTATGAAAAAATTTCACAAGAGCTAGAACATAGTAAATATGGCGGTGTTGTCCCAGAGCTTGCTGCTAGGCTTCATACGGCTGCACTTCCTAATATACTTGAAAAAATCAAACCATATTTTAAAGAGATTTTAGCCATAGCTGTTACAAATGAGCCAGGTCTTAGTGTGAGTTTAATAAGTGGGGTTAGTATGGCCAAATCTTTAAGCGTTGCTTTAAACATTCCACTAATCTCAGTAAATCACTTGATAGGACATATATATTCACTTTTTTTAGATAGAGAAATTGAGCTACCTCTTGGCGTTTTGCTTGTAAGTGGAGGGCATACTATGATTTTAGAAATTGATGAAGATAAAAACATAGAGATACTAGCTATAACAAGCGATGATAGTTTTGGCGAGAGTTTTGATAAGGTTGCTAAGATGATGGGCGAGGGCTATCCAGGCGGTTTGGTTATTGAAAATTTAGCTAAAAACAGCAATGAAGATAGATTTAAATTTACCATTCCTTTAAAAGGAGATAAAAGAGTAGAATATAGTTTTTCAGGACTTAAAAATCAAGTTAGAGTTGCAATAGAAAAGCTTGGAAACTTAAGCTTACAAGATAAAAGCGATATAGCATATTCATTTCAAAAAGCGGCTTGTTTGCATATAATGGATAAGCTAAAAATTGTTTTCAAAAATAAAAAATTTAGCAAATTTGGTGTTGTTGGCGGGGCAAGTGCAAATTTATACTTAAGACAAAATTTGCAAAATTTGTGTGATGAGTATGGTTGTGAGTTAATGCTTGCACCTTTGAAATTTTGCTCTGATAATGCAGCTATGATTGCAAGGGTTGGGGTTGATAAGTATAAAAAAAGTGAGTTTATAGACTATCAAAATTTAGCTATCCGCCCGCGCTCAAATTTAGAAAAACTATAA
- a CDS encoding alpha/beta hydrolase fold domain-containing protein, whose amino-acid sequence MKKIKYFDKIEDSLKKAILSSDFMLKLDHSVLANNPKEIIEKRKHIALSKKVEIPKDIIIENRYIKDIRVIICKNKNATNTNVVLHFHGGGYIFGLPEQDLEILCKLADNLNITIIGIDYSLKPYPSPLNDAFTIYKECLKVYKNIILYGISAGAHLCLALQYKLIDSMEKLPKFSFLFCPMISDINTNSLEEFEDFIVWDKKCAEISWNFIRKNGYKKYINLLNFGKLNKLNNLKFVICELDILRDEALEYIEKLKQANVKHTFTLVRGAIHAFSAFKCKLSDEFYSELEKDIYENLEKK is encoded by the coding sequence ATGAAAAAGATAAAATACTTTGATAAAATAGAAGATAGCCTTAAAAAAGCTATCTTAAGTTCTGATTTTATGTTAAAACTTGATCATAGTGTCCTTGCAAATAATCCAAAGGAAATTATAGAAAAAAGAAAACACATAGCTTTATCAAAAAAAGTAGAAATTCCTAAAGATATCATTATAGAAAATAGATATATTAAAGACATTAGAGTAATTATCTGTAAAAATAAAAACGCTACAAATACAAATGTTGTTTTACATTTTCATGGTGGTGGATATATTTTTGGATTGCCTGAACAGGATTTAGAAATTTTATGTAAATTAGCAGATAATTTAAATATTACTATTATTGGAATTGATTACTCTTTAAAGCCTTATCCTAGTCCACTTAATGATGCTTTTACTATATATAAAGAGTGTCTAAAAGTATATAAAAATATAATCTTATACGGTATAAGCGCAGGAGCACATCTTTGCTTAGCACTTCAATATAAACTTATAGATAGTATGGAAAAACTACCTAAATTTAGCTTTTTATTTTGCCCTATGATATCAGATATAAACACTAACTCTTTAGAGGAATTTGAAGATTTTATTGTTTGGGATAAAAAATGTGCAGAAATTTCTTGGAATTTTATCAGAAAAAATGGATATAAAAAGTATATTAATTTATTAAATTTTGGTAAATTAAATAAATTAAATAATTTAAAATTTGTTATTTGCGAATTAGATATTTTAAGAGATGAAGCACTTGAGTATATAGAAAAGTTAAAGCAAGCAAATGTAAAGCATACTTTTACATTGGTAAGAGGTGCAATTCATGCATTTAGTGCATTTAAATGCAAATTAAGTGACGAATTTTATAGCGAGTTAGAAAAAGACATATATGAAAATTTGGAGAAAAAATGA